A genomic segment from Solidesulfovibrio carbinolicus encodes:
- a CDS encoding SGNH/GDSL hydrolase family protein, which yields MRSAKKLSFIIFFVVAVLIIIFSWRYLLPPQEKILRDSFTQVDRNMWSVAIPFYRLYSDNLPLSWNSIWQVNLYEENMLLGPPHSIHLNIIQDGKGRYSHWGDELLFSTSDNSDPNTNGRKYSIVLAYTPSHTIFSMIAIATIFLLIAGLVVVPAVQAASIPVKTKIRFAKFMPFFGVFVLLLYRSNVVNVSAWWGIVFYTAMLFLFTLWTGFGMYLSYLCYSCAKTNKFLYVLLNVWFMLSVSTVMIETTARIFPVYTSWANNPGEKFFWPDRVYFPLNNFGHRDRDFIIPKPDNTYRIVLIGDSYTEGAGLSRQQTMGYLLERQITKLLRDTANVEVYNLGHCGMNTKEEVDVLLHDGDKLQPDLVFLNYVMNDAETHPLTITPADEPMWYKELNRILITSAGSYAYYRFIKSFRLIEEHFATTSDYLAAQHDKNKAGWQDVSAALRRMELWLNEHRCEGIALIWPIFQNDWTSSAAKINKQVEEELKSHQLTVFDLNDLFQQTNEPLVNFALSRVDHHPNANANRLVSKLMELIVVDTKSFQSFIKSKDIGRMSMITNRH from the coding sequence ATGCGCTCTGCCAAAAAACTATCATTTATAATATTTTTCGTCGTCGCCGTTCTGATTATTATTTTTAGCTGGCGATACTTATTGCCGCCACAAGAAAAGATATTACGAGATTCATTTACTCAGGTAGATCGTAACATGTGGTCTGTAGCCATTCCATTTTATAGACTATACTCTGATAACCTTCCTCTTTCATGGAATAGCATTTGGCAGGTGAACTTATATGAAGAGAACATGCTTCTTGGGCCACCTCATTCTATACATTTAAATATAATTCAAGATGGGAAAGGTCGGTATTCGCACTGGGGGGATGAACTTTTATTTTCTACCAGTGACAATAGTGACCCAAATACGAATGGTCGTAAATATAGCATCGTTTTGGCGTACACTCCATCACATACTATCTTTAGTATGATAGCAATTGCGACCATTTTTTTATTGATTGCTGGCCTAGTTGTCGTCCCAGCTGTTCAAGCTGCGTCCATCCCTGTCAAAACAAAAATCAGATTTGCAAAGTTCATGCCTTTCTTTGGTGTTTTTGTTCTGTTGTTATATCGTTCCAATGTTGTCAATGTGTCCGCATGGTGGGGGATAGTTTTTTATACCGCTATGCTATTCCTATTTACGCTTTGGACTGGTTTTGGCATGTATTTATCATATCTATGTTATTCATGTGCAAAAACAAACAAATTTTTGTATGTGTTGCTAAATGTTTGGTTTATGCTTTCAGTTTCAACAGTAATGATAGAAACCACAGCTCGCATTTTTCCTGTTTACACGTCTTGGGCTAACAATCCAGGCGAAAAATTTTTTTGGCCTGATCGAGTATATTTCCCCTTAAACAACTTCGGCCATCGTGACCGCGATTTTATTATTCCAAAGCCTGACAATACGTATCGTATCGTTTTAATTGGTGATTCATATACTGAAGGAGCTGGATTATCGCGCCAACAGACCATGGGGTATTTATTGGAGAGGCAGATCACTAAACTCCTACGAGATACAGCAAACGTAGAGGTTTACAACCTAGGGCACTGCGGAATGAACACCAAAGAAGAGGTTGATGTCCTTTTGCATGATGGTGATAAATTGCAACCAGACCTAGTTTTTCTTAACTATGTGATGAATGACGCCGAAACTCACCCATTAACAATAACACCAGCCGATGAACCAATGTGGTACAAAGAGTTAAATCGCATTCTAATAACAAGTGCTGGTTCTTATGCATACTACAGATTCATCAAGAGCTTTAGACTAATAGAAGAACATTTCGCCACAACATCGGACTATCTTGCTGCGCAACATGACAAGAACAAGGCAGGATGGCAGGACGTGAGTGCGGCACTTAGAAGAATGGAATTATGGTTAAATGAACATCGATGTGAAGGCATTGCGCTTATTTGGCCAATATTCCAAAATGATTGGACTTCTTCTGCGGCCAAAATAAATAAGCAGGTTGAGGAAGAACTGAAATCTCATCAATTAACGGTCTTTGATTTAAATGATTTGTTTCAACAAACAAACGAACCGCTTGTAAATTTTGCACTTAGCAGGGTTGACCATCATCCAAATGCCAACGCCAATCGTTTGGTGTCAAAGTTAATGGAGCTTATAGTTGTTGATACAAAATCGTTTCAAAGCTTTATAAAAAGCAAAGATATCGGTCGCATGTCAATGATAACTAATCGTCATTGA